The nucleotide sequence GAGCCGCACGTCCGCCTGCTCGCGCGCGAGCTGCGGGCGGCGATCGACCGGGCGATCCCGGCGGACCGCGCATCGTCGGGCGCGCTTCCGAGGACGCGGGCGGTCTGATGGCGGCTTTCGCGGGCGCCCGGCATTCGATCGCCCCGTCGCTTCTCGGCGCCGCCCCCGGCCGTTCGGGGGTGCTCCCGCGCTTCGAGGTGTCCGCCGAAGGGATCGACCTCGCGGGCTGGTCCTCGGAGCGCCGCGGCGCGATCGACGCGGCGCTCGAGCGCGCCGGCGCCGTCCTCTTCCGCGGCTTCGACCTGCCGGGCGCGTCCGCGTTCGAGAAGGCGGCGGAGGCGTTGTGCGGCCCGCTCGCCGGAAATTACGGCGATCTCCCGCGCGGCGCGCTCGGAGGGAAAGTGTACGGAGCCACGCCGTATCCGCCAGAGCTCCCGATCCTCTTCCATCACGAGGGGGCGCACACGGCCCGCTGGCCGAGACGGATCGCCTTCTTCTGCCTCTCGCCCGCGGCGGAAGGGGGCGAAACCGTGATCGCCGACGGGCGCCGGGTCTTCGAGCGGCTCCCCGCCGCGGCACGGGAGCGGTTCGAACGCGCGGGCGTCGTCTACCTGCGCCGCTTCACCCCGGGAATCGACGTCGCGTGGGAGGCGTACTTCGGCACGGGCGACCGGGCGGAGGTCGAGGAGCGGTGCCGCGCCGACGGCATCGCCTGGGAATGGACGGCGGACGGAGGCCTGCGGATCCGGCAGCGGCGTCCCGCGGTGATCCGGCGCAACGGCGCCCGGGTCTTTTTCAACCAGATCCTCCTGCACCATCCGGCGTGCCTGCCCGCCGACGTGCGCGAGGCGCTCGCCGATCTCCTGCCGGAAGACGACTTCCCGCGCCGCGTCGCGTGGGGCGACGGTTCGCCGATTCCCGACGGAGTCGTCGCGGAGGTTCGGGGGGCGGCCGAGGCGGAAGCCGCCGCGGTGTCGTGGCGGCGCGGCGATCTGCTCCTCGTCGACAACACGCTCGCGGCGCACGGCCGCCGGGCGTACGCCGGAAAGCGGAGGATCGCCGTCGCGATGGCCGCGCTGTTGGAGGGAGATGGAAATGAGAACGATGACAATGGATGAGCGCCTGTCCCCGGCGGCAACGCCGGCCGGCTCCGCCGCGGGCTTGTGGGCGGAGCCGACGCCGTTCCCCGCACTCGCCATGCACGAGCTCTTCGAGGCTCAGGCCGCGCGGCACGCGAACCGGACCGCGGTCGCCGGCCCCGGGGGATCGATGACGTATGGGGATCTCGACCGTGCGGCGGAAAACGTTTCCGCGCTCCTCGAACAACGCGGAGTCGCCCCGGGATCCTTCGTCGCGGTTTGCGCGGACCCGTCGCCGGAGGCGATCGCGGCGATCCTCGGAATCTGGAAGGCCGGCGGCGTCTGGGTGGCGCTCCATCCGGACCAGCCCGCGGCGCGTCTATCCCGCCAGCTCGCGCAATCGCGGGCCCGGTGGTATTTCGCCGACGTCCGCGCGTCGGCGCTTTTCGACTTCGGCGACGCGGCGGTCCTCCCGCTGGAAGCCGGCCGCATGCGCGGTCGCGGACGACGGCGCGCTTCGATCTCGAACCCCGCCGATCCGGCCTACGGAATCTTCACCTCCGGTTCGACCGGCGAGCCGAAGCTCGCGCTCCTCCGGCACGACGGCCTCGTCAACTACACGATGTTCGTCTGGCAGCAGCTCCTCGAGGGGGAGGAGGGCCTGCGCTTCGCGACGCCGTCGAGCCTCGCCGCCGATCTCGGCCATACGTGCCTCTTCCCGGCGCTCGCGTCGGCGGGGACGATCGACATCCCGCCGCGGGACGTCACGCGCGATCCCGCTCTCTTCCCCGCTTTCGTTCGCGACCGCGCGATCGACGTCCTGAAGATCGTCCCGTCGCATTTCGCGGCGCTCTCGTCCGCTGAGAGCGCGGGCGTGCCCCGCCGGCTGCTCGTCTTCGGCGGCGAGCCGCTCTCGCCGGATCTCGCCCGCGCCGCCGCGGCGGGCGGCTGCCGCGTCGTGAATCACTACGGCCCCACCGAAGCGACGGTCGGCGCGCTGGTCCACCGGTTCGACCCGTCCGAGCCGCTCGAGGGGGAGACGGTGCCGATCGGCCGTCCGATCGCGAACGTCCGCGCCTACGTGATCGACGAAACGGGACGGACCGCCCCGCCCGGGGCGGCCGGCGAGCTGTGGATCGGCGGCGCGGGAGTGGGGGAGGGATATTTCGACCGGCCGGGGGAGACCGCCCCGCGATTCGTCGCCGACCCGTTCGTCCCCGGCGGGAGAGCGTACCGGACCGGAGACCGGGTCCGCGCGCTCACCGGCGGCTCCCTCGAGTTCCTCGGGCGGATCGACGACCAGGTGAAGATCCGCGGTCATCGCGTCGAGCCGGGCGAAGTCGCCGCGGCGCTCCGCCGTCACCCGGCGGTCGGTCGCGCGGCGGTCGCGGTCCGGCGTGCGGGTGCGGAGGCGGAGCTCGTCGCGTGCGTCGTCCCGAGACCGGACGAACGGCCCGACGTCCGGGACCTGCGCGAATTCGCGGCCCGCGAGCTTCCCGATGCGTGGATTCCCGCGCGGATCGCGGTCGTCGACGAGCTCCCGCTCTCCGCGTCGGGAAAGGTCGATCTCGCCCGGATCGCCGCGGGGGCGCCGGCGCGTCCCCGGACCCCCCCGCGCAACCCGGTCGAGGAGTGGATCGCGGGGATCTGGAAGGAGACGCTCGGCCTTCCCGAGATCGGCGTCGACGAGAGCTTCTTCGAGCTCGGAGGGCACTCGCTCGTCGCGATGCGCGTGATGGCGCGGATCCGGCGCGAGCTCCCGGTCCCGCTTCCCCTCCCGGCGATCTTCCAGAACCCGACGATCGCGGGACTCGCGGAGGCGGTTTCCCGCGCGTGCGGAAAGGAGTCGGCGGACGCGCCGGCGATCCCCGCCGGAAGCGCGGCGAAGGCGTCATGAGCGACACCGCGGATCGCCTCGCGCAGCGCGCCCTCGCCGCGCTCGATCTCGGCGCTCCGGGCCCGGCGGCCGGGCCGCGGCGGCGCGAATCGCGGCAGACGGCGCCGCTTTCCTTCGCGCAGCGCCGGGTCTGGTTCCTGGAGGAGCTCGAGCCGGGGCTTCCCGTGCAGAACGTCGCCCGCGTGGTGCGTCTGGAAGGCCCGCTCGACGAGGAAGCGTTCGCGCGCGCGGTCGGGGCGATCGTGGAGCGCCACGAGTCGCTCCGGACGACTCTCGAGAACGAATCCGGCGAGCCCCGGCAGAGGATCCATCCCCCGGCCGCGGTGCCGCTCGAGATCGATCCGCTCGCCGGGATTTCAGGCGACCGCGAGGCGGCCGCGCTCTCCCGCGCCGCCCATGAAGCGCGGCGCCCCTTCGATCTCGAACGGGGTCCGCTCGCGCGGGGAGTCCTGATCCGGATTTCCGCGGATCGGCGGCTCTTCGTCTGGACGATGCACCACGTCATCTCGGACGCCGCGTCCGTCCCGGTCTTCCTGCGCGAGCTCGCCGCGCTCTACGGCGCGTTGGTCTCCGGGGAGCGCCCGTGTCTCCCGGAGCTTCCGGTCCAGTACGGCGACTTCGCGGAGTGGCAGCGGCGGACCATGACCGACGAAACGCTCGAGGGGCCGCTCCGGCGGGCCCTCCGGCGTCTCGAGGGGGCGCCCCCGGTCGTCGAGCTTCCGACGGACCGGCCGAGGGGGGCGCGCCAGACCTTCACCGGGGGACGTCTGAGACGGACGCTCTCTTCGGAGACGGGCAGCGAGCTCCGGGCGGCCGCCCGGCGGCACGGGATGACGCTCTTCATGTTCCTGCTCGCCGCCTTCGAGCTCCTGATCTCGCGGTGGACGGGGAGCGACGACGTCGTCGTGGGGACGCCGATCTCCGGGCGAAAGCGCCTCGAGACGGAGAACCTGATCGGTCTCTTCGTCAACATGCTCGTCGTCCGGGTCGATTGCTCCGGCGACCCGACCGTCTCCGACTTCCTCGCGCGCGTCCGCGACGAAGCGCTCGACGCGTTCGACCGGGAGAGCCTTCCGTTCGAGAAGCTCGTCGAGGCGATCCGCCCGGAGCGGCTGCTGAGCCACACGCCCGTCTTCCAGCTCATGTTCAACTTCCACGGCGACCTCGACGCCGCCCCGCCCTTCCCCGGATTGCAAGTCTCGATCGAGCCGATCGACAACGGCGCCGCGCCGTTCGACGTGACCCTGACGGTCGGGGAAGACCGCGAGGGCCCGATTGGCCTCTGGTCCTACAACCGGGACCTCTTCGAGGCGGCGACCGTCGAACGGATGGCGTCTCATTTCGAGAACGTGCTCGCGGGCCTCGCGCAAGGCGCGGACCGCAGGCTCTCCGCGATCGACCTCGCCGGAGCGGCCGAACGCGAGGCGCTCCGGCGTCTCTCGGCCGGACCGGAGCCCGAGGCCGGTGATCCCGCGACCGTCGCCGGCCTCTTCGCCGATCGGCTCCGGCGCTTCCCGGACTCGGTCGCCGTCTCGTTCGGAAGCGAGCGGCTCACCGCCGCGGAGCTCGACCGCGAGTCGGACCGCCTCGCGGCCGCGCTGCGCGCCGCGGGGGCGGGGCCGGAGCGCAGGGTGGCCGTGTTCCTCGACCGGTCGGTCCGTCTCGCGACGGCGTTGCTCGCGGTCGTGAAATCGGGGGCCGCCTTCGTTCCGCTCGACCCGTCGCATCCGCGCGAGCGGATCGACGCGATCGTCGCGGACTCGGGCGCATCGCTCGTCCTGACCGATCGCGCCGGCGAGGCGAACGACGCGTGCCCGTCGCTTCCGGCGGTGCTCGTCGACGGACCGGCGGTGCCGGGCGACGATCTCCGCGGCGGGTCCGCGGGGCCGGAGAACGCGGCCTACGTGCTCTATACCTCGGGATCGACGGGGAGGCCGAAAGGAGTCGTGGTCGAGCACCGGTCGCTCGTCAATCTCGTCCGTTCCATGGTCCGCGAGCCGGGCGCGAAGGACTCCGACGTGTGGCTCGCGGTGACCCCCGCGACGTTCGACATCGCGATCGCCGAGATCTTCGTCCCGCTCGCCTCCGGCGCGAAACTCGTCGTCGCCTCCCGCGAGGATTCCGCCGACCCGAGCGCGCTCGCGCGTCTCCTCCGCGGGTCGAGGGCGACGATCCTCCAGGCGACGCCCGCCACCTGGGCGATGCTCGTGGCCGACGGGTGGGAGGGGAAGCCGGACCTGAAGATCCTGTCGGGCGGCGAGGCGCTCTCGGGAGAGCTCGCGCGCGCGCTCCTCGGCCGAGGCCGGGAGGTGTGGAACCTCTACGGTCCGACCGAGACGACGATCTGGTCCGCCGTCGGCCGCGTCGAAGACCCGGGACCGGGGACGGTTCCGATCGGGCGCCCGATCGCCGGCACGTCGCTGCACGTCGTCGATCCGCGACTCCGGCTCGTTCCGTTCGGGGTCGCGGGAGAGCTCGCGATCGGCGGGGAAGGGGTTGCGCGCGGATACCTCGGACGTCCGGAGGAGACGCGCGAGCGGTTCGTGCCGAACCCGTTCGGCCCGGGAAGGCTCTACCGGACGGGAGACCGCGTGCGACGGCGCGCCGACGGCGCGATCGATTTCCTCGGACGGTTCGACGCTCAGGTGAAGGTCCGCGGAGTGCGCGTCGAGCCGGGCGAGGTGGAGGCCGCTCTCGAGGACGATCCCGACGTGCTCGGCGCCGTCGTCGTCGCGGCCGGCGAAGGAGCGGAGCGCCGGCTCGCCGCGTTCGTCCGCGCGGGGCGTCGCGTCGCGGCGTCGTCGCTCCGCGAGCGGCTCCGCCGTCTCTTGCCCGAGCCGATGATTCCGTCCGAATTCGTCTTCGTCGACGCCTTCCCGCTCACGGCATCGGGGAAGGTCGACCGGCGCGCCCTCGCCTCCCGCGCTCCGGAGCGGCGCTCGACGGGAGAGGCGCCGCGCACCGCGACGGAGACGCTCGTCGCGCGGACCTGGGCGGAAATCCTGCGTGTCGGCGAGATCGGCGTCGATCAGAACTTCTTCGAGCTCGGCGGGCACTCGCTGCTCGCCACGCGGATCCTCGCGCGCCTTCGGTCGATCTTCGAGGTCGAGATCCCGCTCCGGGTGCTCTTCGAGCAGCCGACGGTCGCCGGGCTGGCGGGCGAGATCGCGCGGCGCGCGGAAGCGGCGGCGGCGCGATGACGCTCCCCTCGATCGGCGCCGGCGAAGCGCACGCGTGGTGGTGCGACCTGCGCGGGATCGCGGCGGAGAGGATCGCCGCGTGGGGGCAACTGCTCGATCCCGCCGAGCGCGAGCGGGCGGCGGCGTTCCGGTTCGCGGAGGACCGGACGCGCTGGGCGGCCGGCCGGGGCGCGCTGCGGGAGCTCGCCGCGCGATATCTCGGCGCGTCGCCCGCGGAGCTGCGGTTCGAATACGGTCCCGCGGGGAAACCGCAGCTCCCGGACGCTCCGCTCCGGTTCAGTCTGTCCCGATCGAAGGACGCCGTCCTGATCGCGTTCACGTCGTCCGGGGAGATCGGCGCCGATCTCGAGCGCGTCCGGGCCGGATACGACGGATCCGATATCGCGGGCAAGTTTTTTGCTCCCGCGGAGGTCGCGTCTTTGGCGGCCCTGCCCGAAGGCACCCGTTCCGAAGCTTTTTTTCGTGTCTGGACGGCAAAGGAGGCCTATCTGAAAGGACGGGGAGATGGACTCGGTTTCCCGCTCGACGCGTTCGAGGTACGGGCCGACGGCGGCGGGCCGCGTCGCCTGCGCGCGCATCGCGATCCCGACGAGGTCGGACGGTGGTGGCTCGTGCCGCTGACGCCGGCGGCCGGCTACGTCGCGGCGCTCGCCGTGACCGGGGAGCCCCCGGCGCTGCGGCTCTTCGAGGCGGGGCGGCCGTGAGCGCCGTCGTCGATACCGCGGAGCGGCCGACCTTCGTCATCCGCCCGTCGCGCGGGTGGATGTCGCTCGGGCTCTCGGAGATCTGGGATTACCGGGAGCTCCTGTACTTCCTCGTCTGGCGCGACGTCAAGGTCCGGTACAAGCAGACCGCGCTCGGCGCCGCATGGGCCGTGCTCCAGCCGCTGATGACGATGATCGTGTTCACCGTTTTCTTCGGCAAGCTCGCCAACGTCGGATCCGAGGGGCTGCCGTATCCGATCTTCTCGTATGCGGGGCTGCTGCCGTGGACGTTCTTCGCGCAGGGGCTCTCGATGTCGTCGGACAGCCTCGTCGGGTCCTCGGCGCTGATCAAGCGGGTCTACTTTCCGCGCCTCGTGATCCCGATGTCGTCGGTGCTCGCGGGCACGGTCGACTTTTCGATCGCGTTCGTGATCCTGCTCGGCATGATGCTGGGTTACCACGTGCACCCGACGGCGGGCGTCGTCCTCCTCCCGCTCTTCCTGCTGCTCGCCCTGACGACGTCCCTCGGCGTCGGGGTCTGGCTCTCCGCCTTGAACGTCGAATACCGCGACGTCAAGTACGTCGTCCCTTTCGTCGTCCAGCTCTGGCTCTTCGTCACGCCCGTCATCTATCCCTCCGCGAAAGTGACGAAGTGGCTCGTTTCGCACGGCCTCCCGGGATGGCTTTACGGCTTGAATCCGATGACCGGCGTCGTCGAGGGTTTCCGTTGGGCGCTGCTCGGCTCGGGCGCGCGGCCGGGCCCCGTCGTGGCCGCGAGCGCCGTCGTATCCGTTTCGATGCTCGTCGCCGGCGCCTACTACTTCCGCCGGATGGAGAGGACCTTCGCCGATGTGGTCTGAGGGAAGGCGGTTCCGCGAGGCGCTCCCCGGCCCGCGGGCGGCGGGCGGCGGATGCGTCGTGATCGGCGAGGTTGCGCAGGCGCACGACGGGAGCCTCGGGATGGCGCACGCCTTCATCGACGCGATCGCCGACGCCGGCGCCGACGCCGTCAAGTTCCAGACCCACATCGCCGCCGCCGAGAGCACGCCCGCCGAGCCCTGGCGGGTCCGGTTCTCCCCGCAGGACGCGACGCGCTACGACTACTGGAAACGGATGGAGTTCTCCGAGGAGGGGTGGCGGGGGCTGAGAGCGCACGCGGACGATCGGGGTCTCTGGTTCCTGAGCTCGCCGTTCTCGCGGGCGGCGGTCGACCTCCTCGACCGGGTCGGCGTCGCCGCGTGGAAGGTCGCCTCGGGGGAGACGGGCAGCGGCGAGCTCCTCGAGACGATCCTCGCGACGGGCCGGCCCGTGATCCTCTCGACGGGGATGAGCGGCTGGCCCGAGATCGACGCCGCGGTCGCGAAGGTGCGCGGACGCGGCGTCCCGCTCGCCCTCCTGCAGTGCACCTCCGCCTACCCGTGCCCTCCGGAGAAAATTGGATTGAACGTGCTCGAGCTCTACCGGCAGCGCTACGGCGTTCCGGCGGGCCTCTCCGACCACTCGGGGAAGATCTTCCCGGGGCTCGCGGCGGCCACTCTCGGCGCCGACGTCGTCGAGGTCCACGTCGCGTTCTCGCGCCGGATGTTCGGCCCCGACGTCCCGGTGTCGCTCGTCCCCGAGGAGCTCGCGCTCCTCGTCGAGGGTATCCGCTTCATCGAGACGATGCGCGCGCATCCCGTCGACAAGGACGCCGCGGCGCGCGAGGCGGCGCCGCTGCGCGGCCTCTTCACGAAGAGCGTCGTCGCGGGCCGAGACCTGCCCGCCGGGACGATCCTGACGCGCGAGGTCCTCGCCGTGAAGAAGCCGGGCAGCGGCATCCCCGCGGCTCGCCTGCCCGAGCTCGTCGGAGCGCGTCTGGTGCGCGACGTGCGCGCCGACGAGCTCCTGGCCCCGGCGGACCTGGAGGTCGCGCGGTGAGCGCGCGAAAAGAAAGCGCGGTGAGCGCGCGAAAAGAAAGCGCGGTGAGAGCGGCGACGGAGGGCGCGGTGAGCGCGCCAAAAGAAAGCGCGGTGAGCGCGCGGGCCGGCGCCGGTGCCCGGAAGCGTCGCGTGTGCGTGACCGTCACGGCGCGTCCGAGCTACAGCCGGATCAAGAGCGCGATCCGCGCGGTGCAGGAGCATCCGGATCTCGAGCTGCAGCTCGTCGTCGGCGCTTCGGCGCTGCTGGACCGCTACGGCTCGGCGGTCCGGCAGATCGAGGAAGACGGTTTCCCGATCGCCGCCCGCGTCTACATGGTCCTCGAGGGAGAGAACCTCGCGTCGATGGCGAAGACGACCGGACTCGGGCTGCTCGAGCTCGCGACCGTCTTCGACAACCTGAAGCCCGACGTCGTCGTGACGGTCGCCGACCGGTACGAGACGCTCGCGACGGCGGTCGCCGCGTCGTACATGAACATTCCCGTCGCGCACGTCCAGGGAGGGGAGATCACCGGCTCGATCGACGAGAAGGTGCGCCACGCGGTGACGAAGCTCTCGAACCTCCACTTCGTCGCGACACGCCCGGCCGCCGAGCGCGTCCTCCGGATGGGGGAGGCCCCCGATTCGGTCTTCGTCACGGGCTGTCCCTCGATCGACGTCGCGGCCGAGGTCGCCGCGGACCCGGAGATCCGGTTCGATCCCTTCGGGAAGTACGGGGGCGTCGGGGCGGAGATCGATCTTTCGGGCGACTACATCGTCGTCCTGCAGCACCCGGTCACGACCGAGTACGCGGAAGCGCGGGAGCACGCGGCCGAGACGCTCCACGCGATCCGCACGCTCGACGTCCCGACGCTCTGGTTCTGGCCCAACGTCGACGCCGGATCCGACGGGACGTCCAACGCGATCCGCTCCTTCCGGGAGACGGAGAAGCCGAAGAACATCCGCTTCTTCAAGAACATGTCACCCGCGGATTTCCTCCGGGTGGTCCGCGCGAGCCGCTGCCTCGTCGGCAACTCGAGCGTCGGGATCCGCGAGTGCGCCTATCTGGGCGTGCCCGTCGTCAACGTCGGCTCGCGGCAGGGAGGCCGCGACCGCGGGCGCAACGTAATGGACGTCGGGTACTCGTGCCGCGAGATCGTCGCCGCGGTCCGCCGCCAGCACGACCACGGACCGTATGCGTCCGACGACGTGTACGGCAACGGCGGCGCGGGGAAAACGATCGCGGGCCTGCTGGCCGAGCGGCCGCTCACGATCGAGAAGCGGCTGGCGTACGCATGAGGACGCTCGGGCTCGTGCCCGCCCGCGGCGGATCGAAAGGCATTCCGCGCAAGAACCTGCGGGCGCTCGCCGGCCGGCCGCTTCTCGAGTACACCGCGCGCACCGCCCTCGCGGCCGCTTCCCTCTCGAAGGTCATCCTGTCGACCGACGACGAGGCGATCGCGGAGACCGGCCGCGCGGCCGGTCTCGCCGTCCCGTTCCTGCGGCCGGCGGAGCTCGCCGAGGACGACACGCCGACTCTTCCGGTCGTCCAGCACGCTCTCCGCTGGCTCGAGCGCCACGGCGAGCGCTACGACGCCGTCTGCCTGCTCCAGCCGACGTCGCCTTTCCGGCGGCCCGCGACGATCGACGGCTGTGTCGCGCTCCTCGAGCGGTCGGGCGCGGATTCCGTGATCTCGGTCGTGCCGGTCCCGGCCGAGCACAACCCGCACTGGGTGTACTTCCGGTCCGACGACGGTCTGCTGCGGCTCTCGACGGGGGAGGCGTCGCCGATCCCGCGGCGCCAGGCGCTGCCGCCCGCCTGGTGCCGCGACGGCTCGGTCTACGTCGTGCGCGCGCAGATCGTGCTCGAGGGCGGGACGCTCTACGGGGACCGGGTCGCCGGCTGGATCTCGGAGGAGGACGACGTCGTGAACCTGGACGAGATGGACGACTGGAGACGCGCGGAGGCGATCGCCGCTCGCCGCGCGGGGAGCGCCGGGTGAGTGCGCCGATGACGGTCGCCGCCCCCGCCGCGATCGAGCCCCCCGCACTCCCGCGCGAGGCGGCGCCCGCCGCGATCCGCGTCGAGAGCCTCTCGAAGAGCTACCGGATCGGGGAGATCCGTCCCCGCTACAAGACGATCCGCGACTCGTTCACCTCGCTCATGACGGCGCCCATGCGCCGGTTCCTGCGGCCGCGTTCGGCGGACACGACGATGTGGGCGCTCCGTGACGTCTCCTTCGAGGTCCGCCCCGGCGAGGTCGTCGGCGTGATCGGCCGAAACGGCGCCGGCAAGAGCACGCTCCTGAAGATCCTCTCGCGCATCACGCAGCCGACGGAAGGCTCCGCGGTGATCCACGGCCGCGTCGGCAGCCTTCTCGAGGTGGGCACGGGTTTTCACCCGGAGCTGACGGGCCGGGAGAACGTCTTCTTGAACGGCGCGATCCTCGGCATGCATCGCTCCGAGATCCAGGCGAAATTCGACGAGATCGTCGCGTTCGCGGAGGTCGCGAAGTTCATCGACACGGCGGTCAAGCACTACTCGACGGGGATGTACATGCGGCTCGCGTTCGCGGTCGCCGCCCACCTCGAGCCGGACATCCTCCTCGTGGACGAGGTCCTCGCCGTCGGGGACGCGCTCTTCCAGAAGAAGTGCCTCGGCAAGATGGAGGATGTCGCGCGAACCGGCCGCACGGTGCTCTTCGTCAGCCACAACATGGGGGCGGTGCGTTCGCTCTGCACGAAGGGACTCTTCCTCGAGAATGGCCACGTCCTCCAGTCGGGGGACGTCGGCACGTGCATCGAGACCTACTTCACCCAGATCGGCGCGTTCCAGGCCGCGCGGGAAGGGGGAGAGACGGAAGAGGGAACCACCGCTTCCGGGTTCTCGCACGTCCGCGTCACGGGACCCGCCGGCGAGAACGCGATCGGCCAGTCGGAGCCGTTCGAGGCGCGCACGCGGCTCGCGGTGCGCCAGGAGGTCACGGGGTTCTCGCTCTTCTGCATCGTCGAGGACATGCAGAACCGGATGGTCTTCCACCTGCGGGAGGAGAGCACGGAGCTCGGTCTGGCGGCGGTTTCGCGGGGCGACTACGCCATCGGCGTCAAGATCCCCCCGCTCTGGCTCAACAGCGGCCTCTATTCGCTGCACTTCAAGGCGCTCTTCTGGGGGAATTTCGGCAAGGCGCGCTACGTCTCGGACAAGGTGCCGCTGGACGTGGCCGGAAGGCACAGCCGCGTGGAGGCGATCCTCCACCCCGCCGGCGAATGGACCGTGCGGCGTTCCGAGGTGCGGTGACCGGGCGATGTGCGCCATCGCGGGGATCGTCGGATCAGTGACGGGGGAGCGGCGCCTGCCGGCGATGCTCGCCGCGCAGCGGCACCGCGGGCCGGACGGGACGGGGAGCTTCGTCTCGCCGGGCGCGCGCGCCGCCCTCGGCCACGACCGGCTCGCGATCATCGACCTCTCCGACGAGGCCCGCCAGCCGATGTCGCGCGACGGGCGGCGCTGGATCGTGTTCAACGGCGAGATCTACAACTACCGCGAGCTCGCGCGGGAGCTCGGCTCGCGATACGCGTTGCGCACCCGGAGCGACACCGAGGTGCTGCTCGCCGCGTACGAGGCGTGGGGAGCGGCCTGCCTCGACCGCCTGATCGGGATGTTCGCCTTCGCGATCTGGGACGATCGAGAGCAGACCCTCTGGGCGGCGCGCGACCGCTTCGGGGTGAAACCCTTCCACTACGCTTCCGGGCCGGCCGGCGACCTCCTCTTCTCGAGCGAGATCAAGGCGCTGCACGCCGCCGGCGTCGCGCGGGAGCCGGACGCGGCGGTCTGGGCCGCGTACCTGGCGTCGGGGATGTCGGACGTCTCCGGGCGGACGTTCTGGAAGGGCGTTTCGGCGCTGCCGCCCGGGCACACGCTGACGTGGAAGGACGGGGCGTTGCGCGTCGAGCGCTGGTACGACCTCGCCGAGCGATCGGGGCAGGGGTGGGACCGCCGGCCGGAGGAGGAAGTCGAGGAGGAGTATCGCGCGCTGCTGGCCGACGCCGTCGCGCTTCGGTTCCGCTCCGACGTCCCCGTCGGGATCAACCTGAGCGGCGGCGTCGACTCCTCGACGCTCCTCGGCATGGTCCACGCCGTGCGCGGCGCCGACGACGACGTGTCCGCGTTCACGTTCTCGACGGGCGACCCGCGATACGACGAGCTCCCGTGGGTCCGGGCGATGCTCGAGCGGACGCGGCACCCGCACGTGGACTGCCGCCTCCGCGCGGCGGATGTCCCGGCGCTCGCGGCCTCGGTCGCCGAATCGGAGGACGAGCCGTTCGGCGGGATCCCGACGCTCGCCTACGCGCGCCTCTTCGAGGAGGCGCGGCGCCGCGGCGTGATCGTGCTCCTCGACGGCCAGGGGATGGACGAGCAGTGGGCGGGCTACGACTACTACCGGGGGACGGGCGCGCCGCTCGTCCAGGGGACGGCGCAGAGCCCCGTGCGGCCCGATTGCCTCGCGCCGGAGTTCCGCGCCGGGGCGATCGAGGTCTCGACGCCGGCGCCCTTCCCCGACCGGCTCCGGAACCTCCAGTACCGCGACGCCCGGTACTCCAAGATTCCGAGGGCGCTCCGGTTCAACGACCGCGCGTCGATGCGCTCCTCGACCGAGCTCCGGGAGCCTTTCCTCGACCATCGGCTGTTCGAGCTCGCCCTCCGTCAGCCGGCCGAGCGCAAGATCGAGGGAGACCGCGGCAAGCGACTGCTCCGGAAGATCGCGGCGCCGCTGCTGCCGGGCGGCGTGGTCGAGGCCCCCAAGCGCCCGCTGCAGACCCCGCAGCGGGAGTGGCTCCGCGGGGAGATTTCGGAGTGG is from Thermoanaerobaculia bacterium and encodes:
- a CDS encoding TauD/TfdA family dioxygenase, which gives rise to MAAFAGARHSIAPSLLGAAPGRSGVLPRFEVSAEGIDLAGWSSERRGAIDAALERAGAVLFRGFDLPGASAFEKAAEALCGPLAGNYGDLPRGALGGKVYGATPYPPELPILFHHEGAHTARWPRRIAFFCLSPAAEGGETVIADGRRVFERLPAAARERFERAGVVYLRRFTPGIDVAWEAYFGTGDRAEVEERCRADGIAWEWTADGGLRIRQRRPAVIRRNGARVFFNQILLHHPACLPADVREALADLLPEDDFPRRVAWGDGSPIPDGVVAEVRGAAEAEAAAVSWRRGDLLLVDNTLAAHGRRAYAGKRRIAVAMAALLEGDGNENDDNG
- a CDS encoding non-ribosomal peptide synthetase, whose amino-acid sequence is MRTMTMDERLSPAATPAGSAAGLWAEPTPFPALAMHELFEAQAARHANRTAVAGPGGSMTYGDLDRAAENVSALLEQRGVAPGSFVAVCADPSPEAIAAILGIWKAGGVWVALHPDQPAARLSRQLAQSRARWYFADVRASALFDFGDAAVLPLEAGRMRGRGRRRASISNPADPAYGIFTSGSTGEPKLALLRHDGLVNYTMFVWQQLLEGEEGLRFATPSSLAADLGHTCLFPALASAGTIDIPPRDVTRDPALFPAFVRDRAIDVLKIVPSHFAALSSAESAGVPRRLLVFGGEPLSPDLARAAAAGGCRVVNHYGPTEATVGALVHRFDPSEPLEGETVPIGRPIANVRAYVIDETGRTAPPGAAGELWIGGAGVGEGYFDRPGETAPRFVADPFVPGGRAYRTGDRVRALTGGSLEFLGRIDDQVKIRGHRVEPGEVAAALRRHPAVGRAAVAVRRAGAEAELVACVVPRPDERPDVRDLREFAARELPDAWIPARIAVVDELPLSASGKVDLARIAAGAPARPRTPPRNPVEEWIAGIWKETLGLPEIGVDESFFELGGHSLVAMRVMARIRRELPVPLPLPAIFQNPTIAGLAEAVSRACGKESADAPAIPAGSAAKAS
- a CDS encoding amino acid adenylation domain-containing protein, which translates into the protein MSDTADRLAQRALAALDLGAPGPAAGPRRRESRQTAPLSFAQRRVWFLEELEPGLPVQNVARVVRLEGPLDEEAFARAVGAIVERHESLRTTLENESGEPRQRIHPPAAVPLEIDPLAGISGDREAAALSRAAHEARRPFDLERGPLARGVLIRISADRRLFVWTMHHVISDAASVPVFLRELAALYGALVSGERPCLPELPVQYGDFAEWQRRTMTDETLEGPLRRALRRLEGAPPVVELPTDRPRGARQTFTGGRLRRTLSSETGSELRAAARRHGMTLFMFLLAAFELLISRWTGSDDVVVGTPISGRKRLETENLIGLFVNMLVVRVDCSGDPTVSDFLARVRDEALDAFDRESLPFEKLVEAIRPERLLSHTPVFQLMFNFHGDLDAAPPFPGLQVSIEPIDNGAAPFDVTLTVGEDREGPIGLWSYNRDLFEAATVERMASHFENVLAGLAQGADRRLSAIDLAGAAEREALRRLSAGPEPEAGDPATVAGLFADRLRRFPDSVAVSFGSERLTAAELDRESDRLAAALRAAGAGPERRVAVFLDRSVRLATALLAVVKSGAAFVPLDPSHPRERIDAIVADSGASLVLTDRAGEANDACPSLPAVLVDGPAVPGDDLRGGSAGPENAAYVLYTSGSTGRPKGVVVEHRSLVNLVRSMVREPGAKDSDVWLAVTPATFDIAIAEIFVPLASGAKLVVASREDSADPSALARLLRGSRATILQATPATWAMLVADGWEGKPDLKILSGGEALSGELARALLGRGREVWNLYGPTETTIWSAVGRVEDPGPGTVPIGRPIAGTSLHVVDPRLRLVPFGVAGELAIGGEGVARGYLGRPEETRERFVPNPFGPGRLYRTGDRVRRRADGAIDFLGRFDAQVKVRGVRVEPGEVEAALEDDPDVLGAVVVAAGEGAERRLAAFVRAGRRVAASSLRERLRRLLPEPMIPSEFVFVDAFPLTASGKVDRRALASRAPERRSTGEAPRTATETLVARTWAEILRVGEIGVDQNFFELGGHSLLATRILARLRSIFEVEIPLRVLFEQPTVAGLAGEIARRAEAAAAR
- a CDS encoding 4'-phosphopantetheinyl transferase superfamily protein gives rise to the protein MTLPSIGAGEAHAWWCDLRGIAAERIAAWGQLLDPAERERAAAFRFAEDRTRWAAGRGALRELAARYLGASPAELRFEYGPAGKPQLPDAPLRFSLSRSKDAVLIAFTSSGEIGADLERVRAGYDGSDIAGKFFAPAEVASLAALPEGTRSEAFFRVWTAKEAYLKGRGDGLGFPLDAFEVRADGGGPRRLRAHRDPDEVGRWWLVPLTPAAGYVAALAVTGEPPALRLFEAGRP